The Treponema phagedenis DNA segment GTTTTTATAAATGAGGGTGATAACATGCTCGCCCGAAAGCAGGGAAAAAACGGTTGCGGGGATGGTGATAAGTGCGATGATTTTTGTTGCCTGTATCAGAAGGTTTTGAAAAGCCGCCCAGTTTTTTTTCATTGCGTAGCTTGTCATGTCAGGCAAAATTACGGTTCCGATCGAAACGGCAAATACGCCCAGCAAAAGCTCTTGCAAACGCAGCGAGTATTGCAAGCTTGAAGCAATGCCGGTGCCCGCAGCGGTGGCAAGCGCGGTTGAGATAACATCATTTACCTGATATGCCGCCATGCCGATGATGGTCGGCCCGATCAGGCGCAGCACTTGTCGGGTGCCGGGGTTTTGAAGCGTGCGCGTGAGCGATATAAGGCGAAAGCGAAAACCTTGCCGCAGCACAAAGGGGAGCTGAAATCCCGCCTGCACAAATCCGCCGATAATTACGCCGATTGCCATTGCGAGGGCGGCGTTCTGCAAGGGTTTTGCAAATGCATAGGTTGCGCCGATGATAATCAGGTTAAAGAGTATCGGTGTAAAGCCAGCCGGTGCGAAGATTTTTACGCTGTTTAATATTCCTTGAAAAAAGGCTGCAAGGGAGATGAGCAGCAAGTACGGGAACATAATGCGGGTGAGCAAAACGGTCAGTGAAAAGTCGCTTTTAAAAAAGCCGCTGATGATCGGCGCAAAAAGGATTCCTACGATAACTACGCAGGAAGTGGCGAAGCTTATCAAGGTAAACGTGGCTGAAAGGAATTCTTTTATATTTTCTTTTTGCTCGACAGAGTCGGGCTCTTCCAGATATTTTTTGAAGGTGGGGATAAAGGCAACCGTAATACTGTTCTCGGCAAAAAGGCGGCGCAAGAGGTTCGGAATCATAAAAGCAACGGTGAACGCATCAGCCATTGCCGTTGTGCCCATAAACGAAGATTTTGTCATCTCCCGAATTAAGCCTAAAATCCTTGAACCGAATGTAAGAATTGATAGAAATGCGCCGCTTTTAACTAACGATATTTTTTTCATAACCGGTATGATACCCCCACGTGTATTCTGTCGGAGTATAGTATTTTCACTCGGAATGTACAAGCGGCTGTTTTTACCCCGTGGCAGCCTCTGAAACAGCGGGGCTTATTTTTTGTCGATTGAGCGGGAGGCTACAATGTCGATGCCGGTGCCGAGCACGTTTTGAATAATAACATCGCCCATTGTTACCGGTGCGGAGACGGAAGTTTTATTGATTTCCGTCATAACCTCAAAGATTTTGCCTTTCGGAATGGGGGCGGCGGTTTTTACGGGCAGCATGGGGATTTTGCTGTTTGAAATGCGCACGGTGGAGCTGATGTTTCGTCTTGGGTCGGTCATTTCCTGTAAGCCGTATTCCAAGCCGCGTTTGCAGCTGTTTCCGGTTACAATATATTCGCCGTTTTTTTCGGTAACGGTTAAGCGGCACCCGATCGGGCAAGAAACGCAGATAAACTCTTTCATAATGATGACTCTCCTTT contains these protein-coding regions:
- the murJ gene encoding murein biosynthesis integral membrane protein MurJ — its product is MKKISLVKSGAFLSILTFGSRILGLIREMTKSSFMGTTAMADAFTVAFMIPNLLRRLFAENSITVAFIPTFKKYLEEPDSVEQKENIKEFLSATFTLISFATSCVVIVGILFAPIISGFFKSDFSLTVLLTRIMFPYLLLISLAAFFQGILNSVKIFAPAGFTPILFNLIIIGATYAFAKPLQNAALAMAIGVIIGGFVQAGFQLPFVLRQGFRFRLISLTRTLQNPGTRQVLRLIGPTIIGMAAYQVNDVISTALATAAGTGIASSLQYSLRLQELLLGVFAVSIGTVILPDMTSYAMKKNWAAFQNLLIQATKIIALITIPATVFSLLSGEHVITLIYKNRTFTDESVRLTLDAFRWHIVGLFAIALNRIIAPAFYAQNDPKSPTIAGIASFAVNILLALTLVLPMRGGGIALALTLASIANTILLFAFLRRKETIDIKSVLVSSTAFILKITFFSLIAALPLYFFGESIYRLFSGHGRLIGQGVPLFLNLCIFSAAGLVLLLITKDKTLSAIIKRIR
- a CDS encoding DUF1667 domain-containing protein, with the translated sequence MKEFICVSCPIGCRLTVTEKNGEYIVTGNSCKRGLEYGLQEMTDPRRNISSTVRISNSKIPMLPVKTAAPIPKGKIFEVMTEINKTSVSAPVTMGDVIIQNVLGTGIDIVASRSIDKK